AAGGATAAAACAGACCATGAATGAGCAACAACAAAGAGAGGCCGAGCTAAGAGtgcaaaaagagaaagaaagaaaagaaagagaggaaaaagtaagagggaaaaatgaggaagagaaagagaagagagaaaattcaAAAAGAGTGAAACCAAAAGGAAAGGGCTCGGGGCAAAAGGAGAGTTGTGAGAAGAGTGGAGAGAATAAAGTCAGTTTACTAGCAAAAGCCAAGGATGTGAGGACTGCATATTTTTCTAGTATGCCAATGGCTTTGCTGATTTGTAAGGGAGCTTACACCAATGTTTCTAACCTTGACCAATCCATTCCTAGTTGTGCTTTGCCCTTATTGCAGGAGTTTGAGGATGTTTTCCCTGAAGAAATACCTAATGGGCTACCACCCATTAGAGGCATAGAGCACCAAATAGATTTTGTACCTGGAGCTGTAATCCCAAATAGGCCAGCCTATAGAACCAATCCGGAAGAGGCTaaggaacttcaaagacaagtggAGAAGCTTCTAGCAAAAGGCCATGTTAgggagagcatgagcccatgtgCCGTACCTGTTCTTTTGGTGCCTAAGAAAGATGGGAGcatgcgcatgtgtgtggattgtagagcaatcaacaaaatcactataaagtatagacatcccatacctagacttgatgatatgcttgatgagttgcatggtgcatgcatattttctaaaattgacttaaagagtggttatcaccaaatttgcatgaaattaggagatgaatggaaaactgcctttaagactcaatatggactatatgaatggttagtcatgccatttggcttgaccaatgcacctagtacatttatgaggcttatgaaccatgtgttgcgtgctttccTAGGAAAATTTGTTGTAGTGTATTTTGATGATATCTTAGTATATAGCCAAAATATGCATGATCATTTGCTGCACTTGAGACAAGTTTTTGAGGTGTTGAGAAAAGAGCACTTGTATGCCAATCTTAAGAAATGCACTTTCTGTATGGACAAAGTTATTTTCTTAGGAATTGTGGTGAGTGGCAAGGGAATTGAGGTTGATGAGGACAAGGTAAGAGCCATTAGAGAGTGGCCTGCACCTAAGTTCGTGAGTGATGTGAGGAGCATCCATGGGTTGGCTAgtttttataggagatttgtaaaggACTTCAGTACCATAGCCTCACCCTTGAATGAAGTTGTAAAAAAGAATGTGGGATTCAAGTGGGGGGAAGAACAAGAGCATGCATTTAATTCACTTAAGGAGAAATTGTGTTCTGCACCTTTACttgctttacctgatttttctaaaacttttgagattgaatgtgatgcCCCTGGAGTGGGTATTGGAGCTTTTGAAGGTGAAAGGAGACCGATTGCCTACTTCAGTGAGAAGCTAAGTGGGGCCACATTGAACTACTCCACTTATGACAAAGAGATGTATGCTTTGGTGCGTGCACTTGAGACTTGGCAACACTACTTGTGGCCGAAGGAGTTTGTCATTCATAGTGACCATGAGTCACTCAAGTACTTAAAGGCGTAACAAGCTCAACAAGCGCCATGCCAAGTGGAGTGAATTCATTGAAggtttcccatatgtgattcaatacaagcaaggcaaagagaatgtggtggctgatgcactTTCAAGGAGGTACACTTTACTTTCCATGCTTGACGCTAGACTTTTAGGCTTCGAACATGTGAAAGAAATGTATGCTAATGATGATGACTTTGGGAAAGTGTTTGCCTTTTGTGAACATGCTGCATATGATAAATTCTATAGGCATAATGGTTTCTTGTTTAGGGAAAATAAATTATGTGTGCCTAAATGCTCAATTAGAGAGTTGCTTGTTCAAGAATCACATGCTGGTGGTTTAATGGGACATTTTGGGGTTGCAAAGACCTTAGAAATtttaaaggaacatttttattggccacaCATGAAGAGGGATGTAGAGAGAGTGTGTGCTAGATGTGTGACTTGCATGAAGGCAAAGTCCAAAGTAAGGCCGCATGGTCTATACATGCCATTGAGTGTTCCTAGTGAACCTTGGGTAGATTTATCCATGGATTTCATTTTGGGTTTACCTAGGACAAAGAAAGGCCATGATagtatttttgttgttgttgatcgTTTTTCCAAGATGGCTCATTTCATGTGACTTGTTGATCGTTTttccaacatttttgttgatcgtTTTTCCAAGATGGCTCCTTTTGCCATGTCACAAGACTGACGATGCATCTTACATTGCTTCTTTGTTCTTTAGGGAGATAGTTAGATTGTATGGCATTCCTAGAACAattgttagtgatagggatgtgaaatttctaagccatttttggAAAGTCTTGTGGGGAAAATTAGGAACCAAACTTTGTTTCTCCACCACTTGCCATCCACAAACGGATGGGCAAACAGAAGTTGTCAATAGGACCGTGGGCACTCTTCTACGTGCAATGATTAAACAAAACTTGAAAGCTTGGGAGGAGTGCATACCATTcaaagaatttgcatacaacaggtCTATGCATTCATCTACTGGTTATTCACCCTTTGAACTTGTATATGGTTTTAACCCACTAACTCCTTTAGACTTGTTGCCTTTGCCTACtaatgagcttgctagtttagatggcaaAAGGAAAGCTGAAATGGTGAAACAAATGCAACAAAAAGCAAAGCAACAAATGGAGAAAGTAAATGAGAGGAGGGCAGCCCAAGCTAACAAGGGGAGAAAGAAGATGGTGTTCCAACCTGGTGATCTTGTATGGGTTCACTTGAGAAAGGAGAGGTTTCCTACACAAAGGAAATCAAAACTTCAGCCCATCTCCACCTACCTTTTGAagatgcttttgtccattttgcaaagattggaagccataactttgtccaagagctccagccatgcttcaactttttataggaaaagcaaagttACTACTTTCAGCTTCAAGACAAAACATCTCTTTTCAGATTATCTCTCAATTGTAGCCTGCCAAATCTGACCTTCCTACTAATGTTTgaactttgtatctatttttagGAGAGATTGCTGTATTAACCAAGACTTGCACATGTCCCATGGTTGTTGAAGTGTCTTGGCAGAACACACTAACAAATATTTCTAccttcttttgtttcattttgGGGATAGAATTCATATGGTAATTTTTTGAGCAAAAATTGTTGGAGctttgcttcaaagttcttcttagaactctctctatttttcttagcaaattcttgccttgatttgttaagttttattatatgttcaaggttgttcatcagcataggtgaattggtcttgttcttggctgtctttcttgggaattatattttcagttctccatcttcaaggtgaagggttgaaggttcaagggagtttcttggcttgttttgaaaacggtcctttggtctttcttcttagtGGAATCAGCAACTAAGGGTAGAAACCGTATCAAAAGGTTATCTGGGATATCTTAAGGTTGTTATTTTCGACCAAAATAGAACTCATTGGATGTGTTTTTTcgggccactaggatcattttggAGGCAAGGAAAAGacaaaaactaaagaaattatgtatagcgagcgcataaaatcatgatcaaacaatttaaaagcactgaaataatgatatgaaaggCAAAATCAAGGAACAGCAATGATTTTTCACCGTTCCGAACATATTTGGAACTAAAGGTTCCAGTGGGGCGAATTGAGGCTAGATTTTAGATCGCTGGGCAATCGATGGAAGTTCTACCCAaaatttagtatcatgttcatttgggacgcagctaaggtgatcgtaaagttcgaaagaattatgggcaggttcgctgtcagttagctaaaacagcccctaaaacaatttttaaggaaaaccagagttgaagatgacatttcagaaagctaaaacaagttatttgggatatttaaggattactttgtgacaaaaataaaagttaattgatatgctatcgagggtACTAAGGTAATAGATCTTTTTGGTGGTAATAAAATGGCAAAGACTAAAGAAGTTATGAATAGTGAAATGTTGAAAATAAGAGTCAGACAACATAAAAAcagtgaaataatgatattaaaggtaaaataaagggttcgaaagatttgacagggtttcatgcggatttggaaccaaagattcaatcggaatgaatagaggcgacatttgggatattttaaagctgcttttgactgaaggaaaacttattagttgtgttttccGAGCCACTAGGGTCATTTTAGTGGCCAAAAAatggcaaaagccaaacaaatcatgaatagcaagcgctcaaaaaaatgatcagtcaatttaaaaacactaaaataatcgTATTAAAGGTAAAAATAAAGGGTttgtgatgtgaaccttcaagtaattggtaacttgaaaacccacattcaagaattaaatgaacaatatggaaagcaccaaatcaaggtgtatgaatttgattctttgaatcagcacaatcagattgttgtgtaattcaaagaaaatatcagaaatgggattcttgacctaattcatatggagaatgaataaaccaagaatattatgcacattaaacctttcaagatagaaatctcagcaagttaatgagcttcacaagaacaaaggcaacagccaatttactcactaaaggagcagaaacaatctttcattaatattcaaagtgtgtcctccactctctcattacacttgtatttatagcctcttggcttcaaagctaaagacaaaaatatccctactttagtaatagctgtaaggagctttaagtccaaacaaaaattaatctatcaaaagtctAAAGGCTCCTTACAAAAAGCAAATtaaatacagcagcaaataagggcatttaagtccaaaagagaggtggttataatagcaaggaatattccttgaaaaaggtgccagctgatgcatgtacatgggttggatctggtgcatgcatgtccacaggttattccttgtaacctaatgctccacatgatacCTGGTCActttcaagcttaattttcaccaaatttaatcctttataatttttctcatgccattccagcttataataagctccttaagatttcacaaattaaattctgaagtgatttagctctagctcta
The Hevea brasiliensis isolate MT/VB/25A 57/8 chromosome 18, ASM3005281v1, whole genome shotgun sequence genome window above contains:
- the LOC131175835 gene encoding uncharacterized protein LOC131175835, translated to MAMIRANVEEDREATMARFLKVQNLDIANIVELQHYVELDDMLNMAIKIEKQLKKKKAFKMGAGMNLGNNAPWKPNWKKGETSDSKAVSKEKKEETRGGEKPSVTEKGKGQNTSSGRTRDIQCFRCLGKGHYASQCPNKRVMVMRPNGEIESEDDDASESMPPLEEASDVEHAVGGNILVVRRALSAQAKEEEGDALQRENIFHTRCLVNGKTCSMIVDSGSCVNVASTLMVAKLGMRTIKHPRPYKLQWLNDCGEIKVNKQVMLAFSIGRYKDEVLCDVVPMHAGHILLGRPWQYDRKVVHDGFRNRYSFDHDGRRVTLAALSPAQAFEDQLRIKQTMNEQQQREAELRGAYTNVSNLDQSIPSCALPLLQEFEDVFPEEIPNGLPPIRGIEHQIDFVPGAVIPNRPAYRTNPEEAKELQRQVEKLLAKGHVRESMSPCAVPVLLVPKKDGSMRMCVDLYFDDILVYSQNMHDHLLHLRQVFEVLRKEHLYANLKKCTFCMDKVIFLGIVVSGKGIEVDEDKVRAIREWPAPKFVSDVRSIHGLASFYRRFVKDFSTIASPLNEVVKKNVGFKWGEEQEHAFNSLKEKLCSAPLLALPDFSKTFEIECDAPGVGIGAFEGERRPIAYFSEKLSGATLNYSTYDKEMYALVRALETWQHYLWPKEFVIHSDHESLKYLKA